One part of the Rutidosis leptorrhynchoides isolate AG116_Rl617_1_P2 chromosome 1, CSIRO_AGI_Rlap_v1, whole genome shotgun sequence genome encodes these proteins:
- the LOC139884947 gene encoding uncharacterized protein has translation MNTAPTMTENNKDSNIAVESSSNASLKEALFAQQQLLQKLYNELEVERESSATAASEALAMILRLQGEKAAVKMESEQYKRLSEEKMYHAEESMEIFEDLIYQKEIEIANLDYQVQAYRYRLSSLGLEEVGSNAIKFPENLLQLNETSVTETSPENLSRRNSAPPKLIKMAYLKRGNLERNRSVSPESESEKLDESQQSIESDKQMDGSISSYWDQLRKLDKIVEEIAGDQYPSLKGRSSRSSDALSQLNESDQAKSSKKLVDEEINSDACSLNVLDVFEVPETNENIVTREKQSKLNGKSVVGFENKVEKLVNLSTDVMTLKQNDMKMFLPRDNIVVDCRMEIDRASTDVVESQGSSQLANITTEITQGEGQDVISQEVSNTEREDIMRLLNKINEKLDCIQSEIRNGKTESKKSTPDFDLPMLQLTEAMLHFWL, from the exons ATGAACACAG CACCAACCATGACTGAAAACAATAAAGATTCGAATATAGCAGTAGAATCATCATCAAATGCATCTTTAAAAGAAGCACTTTTTGCTCAACAACAACTTTTGCAAAAACTTTACAACGAATTGGAAGTTGAACGAGAATCATCTGCAACTGCGGCTAGTGAAGCATTAGCGATGATACTGCGTCTTCAAGGAGAAAAAGCTGCAGTAAAAATGGAGTCCGAACAATACAAGAGATTGTCAGAGGAGAAAATGTATCATGCTGAAGAGTCTATGGAAATATTTGAAGATTTGATTTACCAAAAAGAAATTGAGATTGCTAATTTGGATTACCAAGTTCAAGCCTATAGATACAGATTATCAAGTTTAGGTCTTGAAGAAGTTGGATCAAACGCGATAAAATTTCCCGAAAATTTATTGCAGTTGAATGAAACTTCGGTTACTGAAACAAGCCCAGAGAATCTTTCTAGGAGAAATTCGGCTCCGCCAAAATTAATAAAAATGGCGTATTTGAAACGAGGTAATCTTGAAAGAAATCGGTCTGTAAGTCCAGAATCTGAAAGTGAAAAGTTGGATGAAAGTCAACAAAGTATTGAATCGGATAAACAAATGGATGGTTCTATCAGTTCGTATTGGGATCAGCTTCGAAAGTTGGATAAAATAGTTGAAGAAATAGCAGGAGATCAATACCCGAGTTTAAAGGGTAGATCTTCAAGATCGTCGGACGCGCTTTCTCAACTTAATGAATCGGATCAAGcaaaaagctcaaaaaagttggttGATGAGGAGATAAATTCAGATGCATGTTCTTTGAATGTGCTCGATGTATTTGAAGTCCCGGAGACTAATGAAAATATTGTGACCCGTGAAAAGCAATCGAAACTTAATGGGAAATCGGTCGTGGGATTTGAAAATAAGGTTGAAAAGTTAGTAAATTTGTCAACAGATGTTATGACTTTGAAACAAAACGACATGAAAATGTTCTTGCCTAGAGATAATATTGTTGTTGATTGTCGCATGGAAATTGATCGTGCTTCGACTGATGTTGTGGAATCTCAAGGGTCATCTCAATTAGCGAATATAACGACAGAGATAACACAAGGTGAGGGTCAAGATGTAATTTCACAAGAAGTTAGTAATACAGAAAGGGAAGATATAATGAGATTGTTAAACAAGATTAATGAGAAATTAGATTGTATACAATCCGAGATTAGAAATGGAAAAACGGAAAGCAAGAAATCGACTCCGGATTTTGACTTACCCATGCTTCAGCTTACAGAG GCAATGCTTCATTTTTGGCTCTGA
- the LOC139884958 gene encoding uncharacterized protein: MTSNPFRMKLHYVLISVKTNLWSLTMMSYNIFIGTNCYFRSVGYRYIWRLYGIVVAGYPGFQDESVPMVLLFPAKGIHGRKGPSFIWDHVGVFMIMNCVSNEHTSRLVMHILYGVVSSVVC, translated from the exons ATGACAAGCAACCCCTTTCGGATGAAGCTACATTATGTATTGATTTCTGTGAAAACCAACTTGTGGAGCCTTACAATGAT GAGCTATAACATCTTTATTGGTACCAACTGCTATTTTCGGTCTGTGGGTTATAGATACATATGGAGACTATATGGCATCGTTGTTGCTGGTTACCCAGGTTTCCAAGATGAGTCTGTACCCATGGTGCTTCTTTTTCCAG CAAAAGGAATTCATGGTCGGAAG GGACCCTCATTTATTTGGGACCATGTTGGTGTCTTCATGATAATGAATTGCGTCTCTAATGAACATACATCTAGGCTGGTAATGCATATTTTATACGGAGTAGTTTCTTCAGTAGTTTGCTAG